A genomic region of Brienomyrus brachyistius isolate T26 chromosome 6, BBRACH_0.4, whole genome shotgun sequence contains the following coding sequences:
- the LOC125744600 gene encoding histone H2B 3, with protein MPEPAKSAPAPKKGSKKAVTKTQKKGDKKRRKTRKESYAIYVYKVLKQVHPDTGISSKAMGIMNSFVNDIFERIAGEASRLAHYNKRSTITSREIQTAVRLLLPGELAKHAVSEGTKAVTKYTSSK; from the coding sequence ATGCCAGAGCCAGCAAAATCCGCTCCTGCGCCGAAAAAGGGATCAAAAAAAGCTGTGACGAAAACGCAGAAGAAAGGTGACAAAAAACGACGCAAAACGAGGAAAGAGAGCTATGCCATCTATGTATATAAAGTGTTGAAACAGGTCCACCCTGACACCGGCATCTCCTCCAAGGCAATGGGCATCATGAACTCGTTTGTCAATGACATTTTCGAGCGTATCGCAGGCGAGGCTTCGCGCTTAGCCCATTACAACAAGCGGTCCACCATCACATCCCGAGAGATCCAGACTGCCGTACGCCTGCTGCTGCCGGGAGAACTGGCCAAGCATGCAGTGTCCGAGGGTACCAAGGCCGTAACCAAGTACACCAGCTCCAAGTGA
- the LOC125744599 gene encoding histone H2A, with translation MSGRGKTGGKARAKAKSRSSRAGLQFPVGRVHRLLRKGNYAERVGAGAPVYLAAVLEYLTAEILELAGNAARDNKKTRIIPRHLQLAVRNDEELNKLLGGVTIAQGGVLPNIQAVLLPKKTEKPAKSK, from the coding sequence ATGTCCGGTAGAGGTAAAACCGGAGGGAAAGCCCGTGCAAAGGCAAAATCCCGATCATCTCGAGCAGGTCTTCAGTTTCCCGTAGGCCGTGTACACAGACTGTTGCGCAAAGGCAACTATGCGGAGCGAGTCGGCGCGGGtgctcctgtctatttggccgCTGTGTTGGAATATCTGACGGCAGAAATTCTGGAGTTGGCAGGCAATGCCGCCAGAGATAACAAGAAAACGAGGATCATCCCCCGCCATCTGCAACTGGCAGTCCGCAATGACGAAGAGTTAAACAAGCTCTTAGGCGGCGTAACCATCGCACAAGGCGGAGTGTTGCCTAACATTCAGGCCGTGCTGCTGCCCAAGAAAACTGAGAAGCCTGCAAAGAGCAAGTAA